In a genomic window of Tachysurus vachellii isolate PV-2020 chromosome 13, HZAU_Pvac_v1, whole genome shotgun sequence:
- the sh3tc2 gene encoding SH3 domain and tetratricopeptide repeat-containing protein 2 isoform X5, which yields MGNRPTHEDISTPEINTLWEEPYYANELFPGNDFMASGDEEVETEAEVEGEGITGESYWKRKEALSTVSLAVGDHFSSDVILLFSGRRRSNLEPDSRLQEALRTRLRVVESNSQDVIQLFKDLSARLVSVHAEKDHFIITFKTVEEIWKFSTYLALGYVARSLENFLCDPSVWLDPVLLSDVEICVTINEEHLATLYLGLLLQEGSFFAKARVNSEQCIEEEDELVYKKNDLVMMKDIGQQSMWEGTLLSTGQHGLVPVHAMQPLPYPFYQWFLRKYHGNAAGFSFTKGQTQNRPIVTGICIAVVDYYPMVKDELHLSQGDLLEVEGFLISSLNTFIGRHLSSGQIGFVHMAHVRPEDVKPLSEQLVFLSEEERVALSQFNPWTEQCQTGLLDKLSSTDISTVYRLDRLDDSDFTFIRNQPKQEQKTPVDTRKSIILEHSDTPPYHSSPRPSFYASQSCLDRDNEAFSISLEDTFREMDDYEEDPPFMDEGIWETEEAEIVDPILILLNLDHFQDTFHAFYDLSYTFLDTVFGGIQVDEVLLHLESLREGAKKGRMMWAHRRACFLLGRLCAKKLKYSQARVYFEEALNVPVEGFNDKPLLIALYTNLTAVYLKQKMTEKLPYTLEKASALILCLPLHNFCSLDEFELLKPILCKAIVNNDNYLEARTCYIILCLFLQNRKIEEALPFVERLQFLNLTLSAEEQRPIGPVDLNWILCRLYHKKYLPYLALASLSLDSSQNHSLENAFLKIELFLKNSVRLNPRWKDGSALLPVQVVVYLQQALSIASCGEQLKTQRDLCLSLASVYQQYGSLDRAVCCAQQAVQAGSRINEEEVFEASVLLAWLLVLTEEPDRAQSILEPLLNSLYKTNSPTQCGVVHNLLALCLHKQGKVTEAARDFFCALNISQENGNKHNEALALANLGCLALSVGAPGLAECFLLKSLHLFHFLSECPSDEEHVQTLLWLGRSYKDGGESQKVRLCYEMGLLIAISAKNLHSQMVVAKVLSRLYADLMLYGQCIIYYEHCVGLSRELKDKHLEGEYLEVLSNLYLSLNTEKSSRKSLDYTKQSLRISIDLGKKQEESETWLQVGRIYYLIYEDELADMYLQAAVKTALRINDPCFAMNIYEEAGDVFFKGNRNQLAAISFFRDGALPFSRCLKDVHSEFRLLCKLSELLLKEGQHQEALKYATLAVAVSTSTGVCLNERVSYHRLASIYFTLEQYEMAENYYLKALSLSPTVLEHAEEARYYVKVYCRLADLTLHKIKDAFDAMGYYHLALAAALEDGGSLQARYIIYMKLAEIHANHLPDAELSQRYMDSAQSLKRELAGHTDSSDTDDEYITHAATENDDARLITHFSDGSRSSDFSSRSSAVVSSDMMDTICAITTQKETGTEDICGEDVETCNQRADCGHRQYTTSETRHTIEILHTSHTDSSLICTEF from the exons ATGGGTAATAGACCAACCCATGAAG ATATTTCAACTCCTGAGATCAATACGTTATGGGAAGAGCCCTATTATGCCAATGAGCTTTTCCCAGGAAATGATTTCATGGCCTCTG GAGACGAGGAAGTGGAAACCGAGGCTGAGGTGGAGGGTGAGGGGATCACTGGTGAGAGTTACTGGAAGAGGAAGGAAGCTCTCAGCACGGTCTCCTTGGCTGTAGGAGATCACTTCTCTTCAG ATGTGATACTGCTATTCAGTGGGAGAAGGCGTTCCAATTTGGAGCCAGACAGTAGGCTGCAGGAGGCACTGCGTACTAGGCTGAGGGTTGTAGAAAGCAACAGCCAAGATGTTATTCAGCTTTTTAAA GATCTATCTGCACGCTTGGTTTCGGTGCATGCCGAAAAAGATCATTTTATTATCACCTTTAAGACAGTGGAGGAAATCTGGAAGTTCTCTACATACCTGGCTCTAG GATATGTTGCAAGGAGTTTGGAGAACTTCCTGTGTGACCCGTCTGTCTGGCTGGACCCTGTTTTGCTCAGTGATGTGGAAATTTGTGTGACAATAAATGAGGAACACCTAGCAACTCTTTATCTGGGGCTACTACTACAAGAAG GTTCATTCTTTGCAAAAGCTCGGGTTAACAGTGAGCAATgtatagaagaagaagatgaattaGTCTACAAGAAGAATGACCTTGTTATGATGAAGGATATTGGACAACAGTCCATGTGGGAGGGAACACTGCTGTCTACTGGTCAGCATGGCCTAGTGCCTGTTCATGCAATGCAGCCTCTGCCATACCCTTTTTACCA GTGGTTTCTTAGGAAGTACCATGGCAATGCAGCCGGCTTTTCATTCACAAAAGGACAAACACAAAACCGAcctatag TAACAGGAATTTGCATAGCAGTAGTGGACTATTACCCAATGGTTAAAGATGAACTGCACCTCAGTCAAGGAGATCTGTTGGAGGTTGAAGGCTTCCTTATTAGCTCACTGAATACGTTCATTGGGAGACACCTCTCTAGTGGACAGATAGGATTTGTCCACATGGCCCACGTGAGACCTGAAGATGTCAAGCCACt CAGTGAACAATTGGTCTTTCTGAGTGAGGAGGAAAGAGTGGCTCTCTCACAGTTTAACCCCTGGACTGAGCAGTGCCAGACTGGTCTATTGGACAAACTCTCCTCTACTGACATCAGCACTGTATACAGATTAG ACAGACTGGATGACTCAGATTTTACCTTTATCCGAAACCAACCAAAGCAAG AACAGAAAACCCCTGTAGATACCAGAAAGAGCATTATATTGGAACATAGTGATACCCCACCTTATCACTCCTCCCCGCGACCTTCCTTCTATGCTTCTCAGAGTTGTCTAGACAGGGACAATGAAGCCTTCTCCATCAGCCTGGAGGACACTTTCAGAGAAATGGATGACTATGAGGAAGATCCACCCTTTATGGATGAAGGCATCTGGGAAACTGAAGAAGCTGAGATTGTTGACCCCATCCTAATCCTTCTCAACCTGGACCACTTCCAGGACACATTTCATGCATTTTATGACCTATCCTACACCTTCTTGGACACAGTCTTTGGTGGAATTCAAGTGGATGAGGTGCTCCTGCATCTGGAGAGCTTACGGGAAGGAGCAAAGAAAGGCAGAATGATGTGGGCCCATCGGCGAGCCTGCTTCCTTCTAGGCAGATTGTGTGCTAAAAAGCTCAAGTACTCTCAAGCACGAGTCTACTTTGAGGAGGCATTGAATGTCCCTGTAGAGGGCTTTAATGACAAACCTCTGTTGATTGCTCTGTACACCAACCTTACAGCTGTGTATTTGAAGCAGAAGATGACAGAGAAACTGCCTTACACATTAGAGAAAGCAAGTGCTCTTATACTGTGCCTCCCACTGCATAACTTTTGCTCTCTTGATGAGTTTGAACTGCTCAAGCCCATTCTATGTAAAGCTATTGTTAATAATGATAACTACCTTGAAGCACGGACTTGCTATATAATCCTCTGTCTATTTTTGCAGAACAGAAAGATTGAGGAGGCCTTGCCTTTTGTGGAAAGACTTCAGTTTCtcaatctcactctctcagCAGAAGAACAAAGGCCTATAGGGCCAGTTGACCTTAACTGGATACTATGCAGGCTCTACCACAAGAAGTATCTGCCATACCTTGCATTAGCGTCGCTCAGCCTAGATTCAAGTCAGAATCATTCTTTGGAAAATGCTTTTCTAAAGATTGAACTTTTCTTGAAGAACTCAGTCAGACTAAATCCTCGTTGGAAGGATGGCTCTGCTCTGCTCCCAGTCCAGGTAGTAGTCTACCTTCAGCAGGCATTGTCTATAGCCAGTTGTGGAGAACAACTGAAGACCCAGAGAGATCTTTGTCTGAGTTTGGCCAGTGTCTACCAGCAGTATGGAAGTTTGGATAGGGCAGTTTGCTGTGCCCAACAAGCAGTGCAGGCAGGGAGTCGTATTAATGAGGAGGAGGTCTTTGAGGCATCAGTGCTGCTAGCCTGGCTCTTAGTGCTCACAGAGGAACCAGATAGAGCCCAGTCTATTTTGGAACCTCTCCTTAACTCACTGTATAAAACTAATAGTCCAACACAGTGTGGCGTGGTCCACAATCTACTTGCTCTATGTCTTCATAAACAGGGGAAGGTCACAGAAGCAGCAAGGGACTTTTTTTGTGCTCTCAATATTTCACAGGAAAATGGGAACAAGCATAACGAAGCTCTAGCCCTGGCGAACCTGGGGTGCCTTGCGTTATCAGTGGGGGCTCCAGGTCTGGCTGAATGTTTCTTGCTCAAGTCTCTGCacctttttcattttctttctgagTGCCCCTCAGATGAAGAGCATGTTCAGACATTGCTGTGGCTTGGTAGAAGCTACAAAGATGGAGGAGAAAGTCAAAAGGTTAGGCTATGCTATGAGATGGGTCTTCTGATTGCCATCAGTGCCAAGAACCTGCACA gTCAGATGGTTGTAGCAAAGGTGCTCAGTCGCCTATATGCTGATTTAATGTTGTATGGGCAATGCATAATTTACTATGAGCACTGTGTGGGGCTCTCCAGAGAACTGAAGGATAAACATCTGGAGGGAGAGTACCTGGAGGTTCTGAGTAATCTCTACCTATCACTGAACACTGAGAA gtCTTCACGGAAGTCTCTGGACTACACCAAGCAAAGTCTAAGGATTTCCATTGACTTAGGAAAGAAACAGGAGGAGTCAGAGACATGGCTACAGGTGGGCCGCATCTACTACTTGATCTATGAGGATGAACTGGCAGACATGTACCTTCAG GCAGCTGTAAAGACAGCCCTAAGGATAAATGATCCATGCTTTGCTATGAACATTTATGAAGAGGCTGGAGATGTCTTTTTCAAAGGAAATAGAAACCAACTGGCTGCTATTTCATTTTTCAGA GACGGGGCTCTGCCATTTTCAAGATGTCTAAAGGATGTGCATTCAGAGTTCAGGCTTTTGTGTAAGCTCTCTGAATTACTGCTGAAAGAAGGTCAGCACCAGGAGGCCCTGAAGTATGCTACACTTGCAGTGGCAGTCAGCACTTCAACTG GTGTATGCCTTAATGAGAGGGTGTCCTACCATCGCCTGGCTTCAATCTACTTCACTCTGGAGCAGTATGAGATGGCAGAGAATTACTATTTGAAggctctgtccctctctcccacTGTACTGGAGCATGCAGAAGAGGCCAGATACTATGTTAAAGTTTACTGCAGACTAGCTGATCTGACCCTGCATAAGATAAAG GATGCTTTTGATGCCATGGGATATTACCACTTAGCCCTAGCAGCAGCTCTGGAAGATGGAGGGAGTCTTCAGGCTAGGTACATAATTTACATGAAGTTGGCAGAGATCCACGCTAATCACTTACCTGATGCAGAGCTGAGCCAGAGATATATGGACAGCGCACAGAGCCTAAAGAGGGAGTTGGCAGGGCACACAGACTCTAGTGACACAGATGATGAATATATTACCCATGCTGCTACAGAGAATGATGATGCCAGGTTGATTACTCATTTCAGTGATGGATCAAGGAGCTCAGACTTCAGCAGTAGGAGTAGTGCTGTTGTAAGCTCAGACATGATGGACACTATCTGTGCAATAACTACTCAGAAGGAAACCGGGACAGAGGACATCTGTGGAGAGGATGTGGAGACCTGCAACCAAAGGGCTGACTGTGGGCATAGACAGTATACAACCTCTGAAACAAGGCACACTATTGAAATACTCCATACCAGCCACACAGATTCTAGCTTGATATGTACAGAATTTTGA
- the sh3tc2 gene encoding SH3 domain and tetratricopeptide repeat-containing protein 2 isoform X8, with translation MASGDEEVETEAEVEGEGITGESYWKRKEALSTVSLAVGDHFSSDVILLFSGRRRSNLEPDSRLQEALRTRLRVVESNSQDVIQLFKDLSARLVSVHAEKDHFIITFKTVEEIWKFSTYLALGYVARSLENFLCDPSVWLDPVLLSDVEICVTINEEHLATLYLGLLLQEGSFFAKARVNSEQCIEEEDELVYKKNDLVMMKDIGQQSMWEGTLLSTGQHGLVPVHAMQPLPYPFYQWFLRKYHGNAAGFSFTKGQTQNRPIVTGICIAVVDYYPMVKDELHLSQGDLLEVEGFLISSLNTFIGRHLSSGQIGFVHMAHVRPEDVKPLSEQLVFLSEEERVALSQFNPWTEQCQTGLLDKLSSTDISTVYRLDRLDDSDFTFIRNQPKQEQKTPVDTRKSIILEHSDTPPYHSSPRPSFYASQSCLDRDNEAFSISLEDTFREMDDYEEDPPFMDEGIWETEEAEIVDPILILLNLDHFQDTFHAFYDLSYTFLDTVFGGIQVDEVLLHLESLREGAKKGRMMWAHRRACFLLGRLCAKKLKYSQARVYFEEALNVPVEGFNDKPLLIALYTNLTAVYLKQKMTEKLPYTLEKASALILCLPLHNFCSLDEFELLKPILCKAIVNNDNYLEARTCYIILCLFLQNRKIEEALPFVERLQFLNLTLSAEEQRPIGPVDLNWILCRLYHKKYLPYLALASLSLDSSQNHSLENAFLKIELFLKNSVRLNPRWKDGSALLPVQVVVYLQQALSIASCGEQLKTQRDLCLSLASVYQQYGSLDRAVCCAQQAVQAGSRINEEEVFEASVLLAWLLVLTEEPDRAQSILEPLLNSLYKTNSPTQCGVVHNLLALCLHKQGKVTEAARDFFCALNISQENGNKHNEALALANLGCLALSVGAPGLAECFLLKSLHLFHFLSECPSDEEHVQTLLWLGRSYKDGGESQKVRLCYEMGLLIAISAKNLHSQMVVAKVLSRLYADLMLYGQCIIYYEHCVGLSRELKDKHLEGEYLEVLSNLYLSLNTEKSSRKSLDYTKQSLRISIDLGKKQEESETWLQVGRIYYLIYEDELADMYLQAAVKTALRINDPCFAMNIYEEAGDVFFKGNRNQLAAISFFRDGALPFSRCLKDVHSEFRLLCKLSELLLKEGQHQEALKYATLAVAVSTSTGVCLNERVSYHRLASIYFTLEQYEMAENYYLKALSLSPTVLEHAEEARYYVKVYCRLADLTLHKIKDAFDAMGYYHLALAAALEDGGSLQARYIIYMKLAEIHANHLPDAELSQRYMDSAQSLKRELAGHTDSSDTDDEYITHAATENDDARLITHFSDGSRSSDFSSRSSAVVSSDMMDTICAITTQKETGTEDICGEDVETCNQRADCGHRQYTTSETRHTIEILHTSHTDSSLICTEF, from the exons ATGGCCTCTG GAGACGAGGAAGTGGAAACCGAGGCTGAGGTGGAGGGTGAGGGGATCACTGGTGAGAGTTACTGGAAGAGGAAGGAAGCTCTCAGCACGGTCTCCTTGGCTGTAGGAGATCACTTCTCTTCAG ATGTGATACTGCTATTCAGTGGGAGAAGGCGTTCCAATTTGGAGCCAGACAGTAGGCTGCAGGAGGCACTGCGTACTAGGCTGAGGGTTGTAGAAAGCAACAGCCAAGATGTTATTCAGCTTTTTAAA GATCTATCTGCACGCTTGGTTTCGGTGCATGCCGAAAAAGATCATTTTATTATCACCTTTAAGACAGTGGAGGAAATCTGGAAGTTCTCTACATACCTGGCTCTAG GATATGTTGCAAGGAGTTTGGAGAACTTCCTGTGTGACCCGTCTGTCTGGCTGGACCCTGTTTTGCTCAGTGATGTGGAAATTTGTGTGACAATAAATGAGGAACACCTAGCAACTCTTTATCTGGGGCTACTACTACAAGAAG GTTCATTCTTTGCAAAAGCTCGGGTTAACAGTGAGCAATgtatagaagaagaagatgaattaGTCTACAAGAAGAATGACCTTGTTATGATGAAGGATATTGGACAACAGTCCATGTGGGAGGGAACACTGCTGTCTACTGGTCAGCATGGCCTAGTGCCTGTTCATGCAATGCAGCCTCTGCCATACCCTTTTTACCA GTGGTTTCTTAGGAAGTACCATGGCAATGCAGCCGGCTTTTCATTCACAAAAGGACAAACACAAAACCGAcctatag TAACAGGAATTTGCATAGCAGTAGTGGACTATTACCCAATGGTTAAAGATGAACTGCACCTCAGTCAAGGAGATCTGTTGGAGGTTGAAGGCTTCCTTATTAGCTCACTGAATACGTTCATTGGGAGACACCTCTCTAGTGGACAGATAGGATTTGTCCACATGGCCCACGTGAGACCTGAAGATGTCAAGCCACt CAGTGAACAATTGGTCTTTCTGAGTGAGGAGGAAAGAGTGGCTCTCTCACAGTTTAACCCCTGGACTGAGCAGTGCCAGACTGGTCTATTGGACAAACTCTCCTCTACTGACATCAGCACTGTATACAGATTAG ACAGACTGGATGACTCAGATTTTACCTTTATCCGAAACCAACCAAAGCAAG AACAGAAAACCCCTGTAGATACCAGAAAGAGCATTATATTGGAACATAGTGATACCCCACCTTATCACTCCTCCCCGCGACCTTCCTTCTATGCTTCTCAGAGTTGTCTAGACAGGGACAATGAAGCCTTCTCCATCAGCCTGGAGGACACTTTCAGAGAAATGGATGACTATGAGGAAGATCCACCCTTTATGGATGAAGGCATCTGGGAAACTGAAGAAGCTGAGATTGTTGACCCCATCCTAATCCTTCTCAACCTGGACCACTTCCAGGACACATTTCATGCATTTTATGACCTATCCTACACCTTCTTGGACACAGTCTTTGGTGGAATTCAAGTGGATGAGGTGCTCCTGCATCTGGAGAGCTTACGGGAAGGAGCAAAGAAAGGCAGAATGATGTGGGCCCATCGGCGAGCCTGCTTCCTTCTAGGCAGATTGTGTGCTAAAAAGCTCAAGTACTCTCAAGCACGAGTCTACTTTGAGGAGGCATTGAATGTCCCTGTAGAGGGCTTTAATGACAAACCTCTGTTGATTGCTCTGTACACCAACCTTACAGCTGTGTATTTGAAGCAGAAGATGACAGAGAAACTGCCTTACACATTAGAGAAAGCAAGTGCTCTTATACTGTGCCTCCCACTGCATAACTTTTGCTCTCTTGATGAGTTTGAACTGCTCAAGCCCATTCTATGTAAAGCTATTGTTAATAATGATAACTACCTTGAAGCACGGACTTGCTATATAATCCTCTGTCTATTTTTGCAGAACAGAAAGATTGAGGAGGCCTTGCCTTTTGTGGAAAGACTTCAGTTTCtcaatctcactctctcagCAGAAGAACAAAGGCCTATAGGGCCAGTTGACCTTAACTGGATACTATGCAGGCTCTACCACAAGAAGTATCTGCCATACCTTGCATTAGCGTCGCTCAGCCTAGATTCAAGTCAGAATCATTCTTTGGAAAATGCTTTTCTAAAGATTGAACTTTTCTTGAAGAACTCAGTCAGACTAAATCCTCGTTGGAAGGATGGCTCTGCTCTGCTCCCAGTCCAGGTAGTAGTCTACCTTCAGCAGGCATTGTCTATAGCCAGTTGTGGAGAACAACTGAAGACCCAGAGAGATCTTTGTCTGAGTTTGGCCAGTGTCTACCAGCAGTATGGAAGTTTGGATAGGGCAGTTTGCTGTGCCCAACAAGCAGTGCAGGCAGGGAGTCGTATTAATGAGGAGGAGGTCTTTGAGGCATCAGTGCTGCTAGCCTGGCTCTTAGTGCTCACAGAGGAACCAGATAGAGCCCAGTCTATTTTGGAACCTCTCCTTAACTCACTGTATAAAACTAATAGTCCAACACAGTGTGGCGTGGTCCACAATCTACTTGCTCTATGTCTTCATAAACAGGGGAAGGTCACAGAAGCAGCAAGGGACTTTTTTTGTGCTCTCAATATTTCACAGGAAAATGGGAACAAGCATAACGAAGCTCTAGCCCTGGCGAACCTGGGGTGCCTTGCGTTATCAGTGGGGGCTCCAGGTCTGGCTGAATGTTTCTTGCTCAAGTCTCTGCacctttttcattttctttctgagTGCCCCTCAGATGAAGAGCATGTTCAGACATTGCTGTGGCTTGGTAGAAGCTACAAAGATGGAGGAGAAAGTCAAAAGGTTAGGCTATGCTATGAGATGGGTCTTCTGATTGCCATCAGTGCCAAGAACCTGCACA gTCAGATGGTTGTAGCAAAGGTGCTCAGTCGCCTATATGCTGATTTAATGTTGTATGGGCAATGCATAATTTACTATGAGCACTGTGTGGGGCTCTCCAGAGAACTGAAGGATAAACATCTGGAGGGAGAGTACCTGGAGGTTCTGAGTAATCTCTACCTATCACTGAACACTGAGAA gtCTTCACGGAAGTCTCTGGACTACACCAAGCAAAGTCTAAGGATTTCCATTGACTTAGGAAAGAAACAGGAGGAGTCAGAGACATGGCTACAGGTGGGCCGCATCTACTACTTGATCTATGAGGATGAACTGGCAGACATGTACCTTCAG GCAGCTGTAAAGACAGCCCTAAGGATAAATGATCCATGCTTTGCTATGAACATTTATGAAGAGGCTGGAGATGTCTTTTTCAAAGGAAATAGAAACCAACTGGCTGCTATTTCATTTTTCAGA GACGGGGCTCTGCCATTTTCAAGATGTCTAAAGGATGTGCATTCAGAGTTCAGGCTTTTGTGTAAGCTCTCTGAATTACTGCTGAAAGAAGGTCAGCACCAGGAGGCCCTGAAGTATGCTACACTTGCAGTGGCAGTCAGCACTTCAACTG GTGTATGCCTTAATGAGAGGGTGTCCTACCATCGCCTGGCTTCAATCTACTTCACTCTGGAGCAGTATGAGATGGCAGAGAATTACTATTTGAAggctctgtccctctctcccacTGTACTGGAGCATGCAGAAGAGGCCAGATACTATGTTAAAGTTTACTGCAGACTAGCTGATCTGACCCTGCATAAGATAAAG GATGCTTTTGATGCCATGGGATATTACCACTTAGCCCTAGCAGCAGCTCTGGAAGATGGAGGGAGTCTTCAGGCTAGGTACATAATTTACATGAAGTTGGCAGAGATCCACGCTAATCACTTACCTGATGCAGAGCTGAGCCAGAGATATATGGACAGCGCACAGAGCCTAAAGAGGGAGTTGGCAGGGCACACAGACTCTAGTGACACAGATGATGAATATATTACCCATGCTGCTACAGAGAATGATGATGCCAGGTTGATTACTCATTTCAGTGATGGATCAAGGAGCTCAGACTTCAGCAGTAGGAGTAGTGCTGTTGTAAGCTCAGACATGATGGACACTATCTGTGCAATAACTACTCAGAAGGAAACCGGGACAGAGGACATCTGTGGAGAGGATGTGGAGACCTGCAACCAAAGGGCTGACTGTGGGCATAGACAGTATACAACCTCTGAAACAAGGCACACTATTGAAATACTCCATACCAGCCACACAGATTCTAGCTTGATATGTACAGAATTTTGA